DNA from Sulfurimonas xiamenensis:
GGTGATTTTGTAGTCTGGGCTTCATCGCCGCTTTGGGAGCTTGCGACCAAACGGCGGTGAGCCTCTTGGCTATCTATAAAAAGTTATCGGACACGATTAAAAATTAAAAATAGGAAGTGACAATATGATAAATTACGGTTTAACAAAATATCAAATTAAAAAATCAAAAGAAAAACTCGCAAAAAATAAAGAGTTTATGCATAATAATGGAATACATCTTGATAATAAAATTATTCCTTTTGCTGATTTTGTGGCAAATAGCTATATGAATGCAGATAGATACATTGCTGAACTGCAACATAGAGCTTGGTCTATATTTGACTATGCTAAACAAAAAGATTTAAAAAATGTTTTTATTACTCTTACTTTGCCATCTCATTGGCATCCTAAAAAAACTTATAAAAATAAACTTGTAAATAATAGAAAATTTGGTGGTCGTAAATATATTACTACAATCAATAAAATAAAGTTTTTAAATTGTCATGTTATTCAAAGAGTTCCTTTTATAGATCCAATTCTTGATTTTAGTAATACTATTGAAAAATATACTCCTCATAATGCTTCTAAAGAGCTTTCTAAAATGTTAAAAAAGATATTTGATGATAGAAGTTATAAAAATATCGAAAAAGACGATAGATGTTATCTTCGTGTTACAGAGCCTCATAAGGACGGTACACCACATTTACATATTTCTCTTTTTGTTCCTGCTGATAGTCTTGATTCAATTGTTAATGCAGTAAATAGGCTCTTCCCTGCTCCACTCTCTAAGGTTGAAACAGATGTAAATTCGCCTATCTCTTACTTGATGAAATATATTTTAAAAACTCTTGATGATTTAAGAGAGGATAGCGACA
Protein-coding regions in this window:
- a CDS encoding rolling circle replication-associated protein — its product is MINYGLTKYQIKKSKEKLAKNKEFMHNNGIHLDNKIIPFADFVANSYMNADRYIAELQHRAWSIFDYAKQKDLKNVFITLTLPSHWHPKKTYKNKLVNNRKFGGRKYITTINKIKFLNCHVIQRVPFIDPILDFSNTIEKYTPHNASKELSKMLKKIFDDRSYKNIEKDDRCYLRVTEPHKDGTPHLHISLFVPADSLDSIVNAVNRLFPAPLSKVETDVNSPISYLMKYILKTLDDLREDSDKITNLTLWYLYHGICRFYTSRTFVALEVYRKLNGMYTLLDLTAAYHNEDINIYIDSKTKQVLRIDNEHGIIYTRKPVNWAEKLEDYTYLEAEFEPLFKEKIEKPIDVIIDGESYIYFNKRYSKVIKKPYQMNVYELWDYYQNIDIETVDLNHYAYTKNILIDKGLLDESKINLASYQDDFFKFESELF